A single window of Leptospiraceae bacterium DNA harbors:
- a CDS encoding MBL fold metallo-hydrolase, whose amino-acid sequence MKIHKYDSEIPAVEEIGHNLFKIVLPQPFYAPNNIYILNGEQPTLIDSGFILNLGLLQRAMKKINLPFSKIQHIFYTHNHLDHISASLTLRAYTNAKHYGMQGMAKFVGNFREHNESFQRTMNRLVYKAISSPEKRRSEIQQSEKGYKELLAALKGSKKTNPILKMDVELVEGDVIDIGDRLIGFMHTPGHNIWHLSPYILGEGIYFTGDLVLQNISSIYAEFDGNLSLYHKSLERLAKLPIKRLLPAHGPEPEDPKRAIKILIKTLSYHERGVIRRLKLGSYDLHELAVEAMGEKIAGNPYYVVALAIIQAIILKLIAQNHVRVLEVDPPYEKYEWIGE is encoded by the coding sequence ATGAAAATTCATAAGTATGATTCTGAGATTCCTGCCGTTGAAGAAATTGGTCACAACCTGTTTAAAATCGTTCTTCCGCAACCATTTTATGCGCCCAATAATATTTACATTCTGAATGGGGAGCAACCTACTTTAATCGATTCTGGATTTATTCTGAATCTTGGCTTGTTGCAGCGGGCAATGAAAAAAATAAATCTGCCCTTTTCTAAAATCCAACATATTTTTTATACGCATAATCATCTAGATCATATCAGCGCTAGTCTCACATTGCGGGCTTATACGAATGCAAAGCATTATGGGATGCAGGGAATGGCAAAGTTTGTTGGTAACTTTCGAGAACACAATGAATCTTTTCAGAGAACAATGAACCGCTTGGTTTACAAAGCGATTTCAAGTCCTGAAAAAAGAAGAAGTGAGATTCAGCAATCCGAGAAAGGGTATAAAGAACTGTTAGCTGCTCTCAAAGGATCCAAGAAGACCAATCCAATTTTAAAGATGGACGTTGAATTAGTAGAAGGAGACGTCATCGACATTGGCGACCGGCTAATCGGCTTTATGCACACACCCGGTCATAATATCTGGCACCTAAGTCCTTATATTTTGGGCGAAGGGATTTACTTCACGGGTGATCTGGTTTTACAAAATATTTCTTCTATTTACGCTGAGTTCGATGGAAATTTAAGTCTCTATCACAAATCTCTAGAAAGACTTGCGAAACTTCCTATTAAACGACTATTACCCGCACACGGTCCCGAACCGGAAGATCCGAAGCGAGCTATAAAAATTCTAATTAAAACATTAAGTTATCACGAACGTGGAGTTATACGTCGTTTAAAACTTGGCTCTTATGACTTACATGAATTAGCCGTTGAAGCGATGGGCGAAAAAATTGCGGGGAATCCCTATTATGTTGTTGCACTGGCAATCATTCAAGCTATCATTTTAAAGCTCATCGCACAAAACCATGTTCGAGTTTTAGAAGTAGATCCGCCTTATGAGAAGTATGAATGGATTGGTGAATAA
- a CDS encoding DegT/DnrJ/EryC1/StrS aminotransferase family protein, with the protein MGNIAEKLLPKNQSIEFNKPTLSKEELVTVLDCLVDDMLSSGLIKDRFEKDFKSTFKLRNVIAVNSLTSAYHLALISLGITDNDPVLLSTYAPHAALDAILMLRAKPILVDLGKSSFHMDVEEFNHRVEEFSPKAILIDHAFGCLFDLKKYDIKEIPVIEDYSEAIGADSEDISVSKQGTISICGMLPNHVITTGNGAIMITPNDTLAETIRSLKVGNNEKREADKPKYDYNLLDFQAAIGIEQISKLGVIIERKKKIAQIYLQSVLAASHETFFKHASQDQFNRFPLIVSKPYEEIERYFKSLQIGTERTISNPLHRILKANNGDFANAERLYQRGHCIPIYPNLTKDNVNRIANSIKGIY; encoded by the coding sequence GTGGGAAATATTGCAGAAAAACTCTTACCGAAAAACCAGTCCATTGAATTCAATAAACCAACGCTTTCCAAGGAAGAACTAGTCACTGTCCTTGACTGCCTTGTAGATGACATGCTCTCTTCTGGCTTAATCAAAGACAGATTTGAGAAAGACTTCAAGTCAACTTTTAAATTGCGAAACGTAATCGCAGTCAATAGCCTAACTTCAGCTTACCACCTTGCACTCATTTCGCTTGGAATTACCGACAACGATCCAGTTTTACTTTCAACCTATGCACCCCATGCTGCGTTAGATGCAATCTTAATGCTTCGCGCCAAACCAATATTAGTCGATCTTGGCAAATCCTCCTTTCATATGGATGTCGAAGAGTTTAATCATAGAGTAGAAGAATTTTCTCCAAAAGCAATACTAATCGATCATGCGTTTGGTTGTCTCTTCGATTTAAAAAAATACGACATAAAAGAAATTCCAGTCATAGAAGATTACTCAGAAGCGATAGGCGCCGACTCAGAAGATATTTCCGTAAGCAAACAAGGGACTATCTCAATTTGTGGAATGCTACCAAACCATGTAATCACAACTGGTAACGGGGCAATCATGATTACCCCCAATGATACCCTCGCAGAAACTATTCGTTCTCTCAAAGTTGGCAATAATGAAAAAAGAGAAGCAGACAAACCTAAATATGATTATAACTTGCTAGATTTTCAAGCTGCAATTGGTATTGAACAAATTTCTAAACTAGGTGTAATCATTGAGCGCAAAAAAAAGATTGCTCAGATTTACCTGCAATCAGTATTAGCCGCTTCTCATGAAACTTTTTTCAAACATGCAAGCCAGGATCAATTTAATCGTTTTCCTTTAATTGTATCCAAACCTTACGAAGAAATAGAGCGTTATTTTAAATCATTACAAATCGGAACTGAACGAACAATCTCCAATCCTCTCCACAGAATACTGAAAGCGAATAACGGTGATTTTGCGAATGCAGAGAGATTATACCAAAGAGGTCACTGTATTCCTATCTATCCCAACCTAACAAAGGATAACGTGAATCGAATTGCTAATTCCATTAAGGGGATATACTAA
- a CDS encoding ATP-grasp domain-containing protein, whose protein sequence is MGNLYRLNSLFELEISKYPKVVNFDKALFERSQAFEYLFLILSNKNDCTILGAPVSEELIEYWGKNKISCGDNFITDDSYFGDTLTLDKKKIKDKVLVEWGKTSLINHTKFILEKKKHIISNSHFINSKINQTRWKESQKVNRVNSIVCSNKFELEYALSVMPLPLVIKSEFGFSGRGSYIVKSKDEIKEISKKLNEISKENPGGIIVEEWVEEFKTKDFSGLFELSSKKSTLLAITQMLVDKFGTYRGSLIQKNFGEEFIKGMNSIINSYQRYSSSYSGPISMDGFAFKREDKLEIQYMSEINFRYSMGRVLYDLNKKIGTDTDDCALLFFPVKSKDLKFKALISNLAKVEKEYKCRIIIVTPLTMQNGNNYPFLGFYVSSKSKFPTKINDSIRKLLL, encoded by the coding sequence ATGGGGAATTTATACAGATTAAACTCACTCTTCGAATTGGAAATTAGTAAATACCCAAAAGTTGTCAATTTTGACAAAGCACTCTTTGAGAGAAGTCAGGCATTCGAGTATTTATTTCTAATATTATCAAACAAGAATGATTGCACTATTCTCGGAGCCCCAGTCTCTGAAGAATTAATTGAATACTGGGGAAAAAATAAAATTAGCTGCGGAGATAATTTTATTACAGATGATTCGTATTTTGGAGATACTCTTACTTTAGATAAGAAAAAAATAAAAGACAAAGTATTAGTAGAATGGGGAAAAACGAGTTTAATCAATCATACCAAATTTATTTTGGAAAAGAAAAAACATATTATATCAAATTCTCATTTTATAAATTCTAAAATAAATCAAACTCGTTGGAAGGAATCGCAAAAAGTAAATAGAGTTAATTCAATAGTTTGCTCAAATAAATTCGAATTAGAGTATGCACTTTCTGTAATGCCACTGCCCTTAGTTATTAAGTCTGAGTTTGGATTTTCAGGAAGAGGGAGTTATATTGTAAAATCCAAGGATGAGATAAAAGAGATTTCAAAAAAACTAAACGAAATTTCAAAGGAAAACCCTGGCGGGATCATTGTAGAAGAATGGGTAGAAGAATTTAAAACAAAAGATTTTAGCGGATTATTTGAATTATCTTCTAAAAAGTCAACGCTTCTCGCAATTACTCAAATGTTAGTCGATAAATTTGGTACATATAGAGGATCACTCATTCAGAAAAATTTTGGAGAGGAGTTTATTAAGGGTATGAATTCTATAATAAATAGTTACCAACGGTATAGCTCATCTTATAGTGGTCCGATTTCGATGGACGGGTTTGCATTTAAGAGAGAAGATAAATTGGAAATCCAATATATGAGTGAAATAAATTTCCGTTATTCTATGGGTAGAGTATTGTATGATTTAAATAAAAAGATAGGAACGGATACTGATGATTGTGCCCTTTTATTTTTCCCTGTAAAGAGTAAGGATTTAAAATTCAAAGCATTAATTTCAAATTTAGCAAAGGTTGAAAAGGAATATAAGTGTAGGATAATAATTGTTACCCCACTTACAATGCAAAATGGTAATAATTATCCCTTTTTGGGATTCTATGTTTCAAGTAAAAGTAAATTTCCTACAAAGATTAACGATTCAATCAGAAAACTACTTCTTTAA
- a CDS encoding DUF455 family protein — MQTINDYCRHILCSPKLEDKLLSPPDDLVDTRDFSFEIPNLPVRDTGILISDKKSKIPRLEHLHLTVNRGIAMHHFANHELMATEIFAWALLKFQNISDKSRLDLFSSLREEQKHLKLYLDRMNELGIEFGERPLNGIFWKYVPLMGSFEKFTAIMSISFEGANLDYATIYEKTFSQFGDHRSAEIMEIIFLDELKHVKRGLKVLQKREDHSISEWEYYLSLLDSPFTPRRAKGYFYIPDNRRKVGFTEDFIMKLAEYKDEFSNRKKEIIPEGLKTWGIYTD; from the coding sequence ATGCAAACAATTAATGATTATTGCCGGCACATTCTTTGTTCCCCAAAATTAGAAGATAAGCTTTTATCGCCTCCTGATGATTTAGTGGATACTCGAGATTTTTCTTTCGAAATTCCGAATTTGCCAGTGAGGGATACAGGCATTTTGATTTCTGATAAGAAATCAAAAATTCCTAGACTAGAACATTTGCATTTAACTGTAAATCGAGGAATTGCGATGCATCATTTTGCAAATCATGAGCTAATGGCCACCGAGATTTTTGCCTGGGCATTGCTGAAATTTCAAAATATTTCAGATAAATCGAGACTTGATTTATTCAGTAGTCTAAGAGAAGAGCAGAAGCATTTAAAATTATACTTGGATCGAATGAATGAACTTGGAATAGAATTTGGAGAGCGTCCCCTAAATGGGATATTCTGGAAATACGTGCCATTAATGGGAAGCTTTGAAAAATTTACTGCGATCATGTCAATCTCCTTTGAAGGGGCTAATCTTGATTATGCCACTATTTATGAAAAGACATTTTCTCAATTTGGTGATCATAGAAGTGCGGAGATAATGGAGATTATCTTCTTAGATGAATTAAAACATGTAAAGCGTGGCTTAAAAGTTCTTCAAAAAAGAGAAGATCATTCGATTTCGGAATGGGAATATTACCTTTCTCTATTAGATTCGCCATTTACACCGAGACGAGCCAAGGGTTATTTCTATATTCCAGACAATAGAAGAAAAGTTGGATTTACGGAAGATTTTATTATGAAATTAGCAGAATACAAAGATGAATTTTCAAATCGCAAAAAAGAAATTATACCAGAAGGATTAAAAACATGGGGAATTTATACAGATTAA
- a CDS encoding pathogenesis-related family 1 protein: MKKLFILFTLFTFTNCIQNIMECPSDLLKSECKSTETRKKYSQNMVLLGLGIASKSGVSFSAGSTSNSPTSSTNSAAEATSVSGITNEHNKLRAQENASLPNLTWDATVADYALRKVTFLANSNNCTMSHTAGPTNPGYGENLAWSSASGYTAVAATNAWYDEKPNYTYATNSCASGKVCGHYTQVVWKNSTKIGCAGVVCSNGGGIIYGCNYDPPGNYSGQSLYSGGLPRGGAPPPGGRGPPGPRGRGGALLG; this comes from the coding sequence ATGAAAAAACTATTTATTTTATTCACTTTATTTACATTTACGAATTGCATTCAAAATATTATGGAATGCCCATCTGACCTTCTGAAATCAGAATGCAAGTCTACTGAGACTCGCAAAAAATATAGCCAGAATATGGTATTACTCGGACTGGGCATTGCATCCAAGAGCGGTGTAAGTTTTTCAGCAGGCTCAACTTCCAACTCTCCCACTAGCTCCACAAACTCTGCCGCCGAAGCTACTTCCGTTTCTGGAATCACAAATGAGCATAACAAGTTGCGAGCACAGGAAAATGCCAGTTTGCCTAACTTAACCTGGGATGCGACTGTTGCTGATTATGCGCTCAGAAAAGTTACCTTTCTCGCAAATAGCAATAATTGCACAATGAGTCATACAGCCGGACCAACGAATCCTGGCTATGGGGAAAATCTTGCTTGGTCAAGTGCTTCCGGCTACACCGCAGTAGCCGCAACGAACGCATGGTATGACGAGAAACCAAATTATACCTACGCTACAAATTCCTGCGCTTCCGGAAAAGTTTGCGGTCACTATACGCAAGTTGTATGGAAAAATTCCACAAAAATAGGATGCGCAGGTGTTGTTTGTTCTAACGGTGGTGGAATTATTTACGGATGCAATTATGATCCACCGGGAAATTATTCAGGACAAAGCCTTTACTCGGGGGGGTTACCCCGCGGGGGGGCCCCCCCCCCGGGCGGGCGCGGCCCCCCCGGCCCGCGGGGGCGCGGGGGGGCGTTATTGGGATAA
- a CDS encoding prolyl oligopeptidase family serine peptidase, giving the protein MNIFLKIIQLLFVGILLLAFEIFPDKIELKPGVQTLCLPKDASVVTLTLPPCTNKIPVDVYTPEDKKVVADVLVLNGWSFPRDDWQKKTRILKSGKEKGFRLIFPEMGKTNYESDYFPETKLKWSTTPGGKWVREILIPSFQQNGILIKGGKNFVMGLSTGGRGAAILGYTKPDIFSAAASISGDFDQATMPKDRLMTGSYGSYEENRERWETVDNVHRNAKEWKIPIYLGHGQADKISPFIQTKNFYLKLKELHPNLKMIFNDPKDAEHDYKYWDSEVDPIFQFFSSIK; this is encoded by the coding sequence ATGAATATTTTTTTAAAGATCATTCAACTACTATTTGTGGGAATATTACTGTTAGCCTTTGAGATATTCCCTGATAAAATCGAATTAAAGCCCGGAGTTCAAACATTATGCTTACCTAAAGATGCATCTGTGGTTACACTTACTTTGCCGCCCTGCACTAACAAGATTCCAGTAGATGTGTATACACCGGAAGATAAAAAAGTTGTTGCTGATGTTCTTGTATTGAATGGATGGAGTTTTCCAAGAGATGATTGGCAAAAGAAAACTAGAATCTTAAAAAGTGGAAAAGAAAAAGGATTCCGACTTATTTTTCCAGAAATGGGAAAGACGAATTACGAATCAGATTATTTTCCAGAAACAAAATTAAAATGGTCAACTACTCCCGGCGGGAAATGGGTGAGGGAAATTCTAATTCCTTCTTTTCAGCAAAATGGAATTTTAATAAAAGGTGGAAAGAATTTTGTAATGGGATTGTCAACCGGTGGACGGGGTGCGGCTATTCTTGGTTATACGAAACCCGATATTTTTTCCGCTGCAGCCTCCATATCGGGAGACTTTGATCAAGCTACTATGCCGAAAGATCGCTTGATGACGGGCTCTTACGGTTCTTATGAAGAAAACAGAGAGCGTTGGGAAACGGTAGACAATGTTCACCGAAATGCAAAGGAATGGAAAATACCGATTTACCTCGGACATGGACAAGCTGATAAAATTTCTCCATTTATTCAAACTAAAAATTTCTATTTAAAATTGAAAGAGCTTCATCCAAATTTAAAGATGATTTTTAATGATCCCAAAGATGCAGAGCATGATTATAAGTATTGGGATTCAGAAGTAGATCCAATCTTTCAATTTTTTTCTAGTATTAAATAA